In Mustela lutreola isolate mMusLut2 chromosome 1, mMusLut2.pri, whole genome shotgun sequence, one genomic interval encodes:
- the LOC131813203 gene encoding membrane-spanning 4-domains subfamily A member 4A-like, whose product MDPQQRDQAIHQGQSGPMPFPQEAQSNLLNFLKGQPIILGVSQIMIGLINIYLWIMVKVFLSFYEQYLVPGNTVYDFIFLWGPIFLIVSGTVSIVSGKKTTKQMICGSVGVNTVAAVSTGLSLIVLTLRITLTYFFFLNISAHYFITGILFMKLALIILGFIISLLLSAFGCSAVCCDMTSVVVDLSSNERGLPIAALYPDYDEVAF is encoded by the exons ATGGATCCTCAACAAAGAGATCAAGCCATTCACCAGGGCCAGTCTGGACCAATGCCTTTCCCTCAGGAGGCACAGAGCAACCTGCTGAATTTTTTAAAGGGGCAGCCAATTATTCTTGGG gtGAGCCAAATCATGATTGGCCTAATAAATATTTACCTGTGGATTATGGTAAAAGTCTTCCTTTCATTCTATGAACAATATCTAGTCCCAGGGAACACTGTATatgacttcattttcctttgGGGACCAATTTTT TTAATCGTATCCGGAACTGTGTCCATTGTGTCTGGAAAGAAGACAACAAAACAGATG ATCTGTGGCAGCGTTGGAGTAAACACTGTGGCAGCTGTATCAACAGGATTATCACTAATAGTCCTTACACTCAGAATAACCCTAacctatttcttcttcttaaacATATCAGCTCATTATTTCATAACT GGGATTTTGTTTATGAAGCTTGCCCTCATCATCTTGGGATTCATCATCTCGCTGTTGCTGTCTGCATTTGGATGCAGTGCTGTCTGCTGTGATATGACCTCA GTGGTTGTCGACTTATCCTCCAATGAACGTGGACTTCCCATAGCTGCTCTTTATCCTGACTATGATGAGGTGGCTTTCTAA